One window of Etheostoma spectabile isolate EspeVRDwgs_2016 chromosome 6, UIUC_Espe_1.0, whole genome shotgun sequence genomic DNA carries:
- the casp2 gene encoding caspase-2 isoform X3, translated as MLECGMLERDKRALRRGSNILIKQLVVDELLIQSLQADDILTESMAESIMAEQTSQKRSWRLLLLLPKRGPRAFSSFCSALRETEQQHLYDLLTQSPEKDGKDMPVEIIQPEEEPEGNTGRLVMPTAEKKRETSSVDREEESEVSSTSSCPVQTSDSCLRSESPFRGLIPVREEDRMTERQRTKKRGRDKQTDRCVDSSLPFPTQEEIAAKRGRTHAEAMEFSLDADSPINTPVLPCTPDFYLSRCHQSYKMNSSPRGLALVISNVTFDPCAAPDLDPRKGGEVDDEVLRKVFTELDYLVTVHRDLTAQNMRSCIENFCSQPDHRTVDSCVVCLLSHGVDGAIYGTDGQLLQLDWVFKSFDNAHCPLLQNKPKVFFIQACRGEEMDCGVEQIDGPARTCSPCCEQLDAGREGQGDAHCRQRGDIGRPRIKLPQRSDMICGFASLKGTAAMRNTKRGSWFIQELNTALRLQARDTHLSDIMVQVNRRIKEREGYAPGTAHHRCKEMSEFTSSLCKDLYLFPKYQPQY; from the exons ATGTTGGAGTGTGGCATGCTGGAGCGGGACAAACGGGCTCTTCGGAGAGGCTCCAATATTCTCATCAAACAGCTAGTGGTGGATGAGCTGCTCATACAGTCCTTACAGGCAGACGACATCCTAACCGAAAGCATGGCAGAGAGCATCATG GCTGAGCAAACGTCTCAGAAACGAAGCTGGCGCTTACTACTACTCTTGCCAAAACGGGGACCCCGAGCCTTTAGCAGCTTCTGCTCAGCTCTGCGTGAAACTGAGCAGCAGCACCTGTATGACCTGCTGACACAATCCCCAGAAAAAGATGGCAAAGATATGCCTGTAGAG ATTATTCAGCCTGAGGAAGAGCCCGAGGGAAATACAGGCCGACTTGTAATGCCGACCgcagaaaagaagagagag ACATCCTCAgtagacagagaagaagagagtgaggtgAGCAGCACCTCGTCATGTCCAGTCCAAACCTCAGATAGCTGCCTGCGGTCAGAGTCACCATTCAGAGGATTAATCCCAGTCAGGGAGGAAGACAGGATGACAGAGAGACAGCGgacaaagaaaagaggaagagataaGCAGACAGAT AGGTGTGTGGACTCTTCTCTTCCATTTCCCACCCAAGAAGAAATTGCTGCCAAGAGAGGAAGGACACATG cagAGGCCATGGAGTTTAGTCTGGATGCAGATAGTCCCATCAACACTCCTGTGCTCCCGTGCACTCCCGACTTTTACCTCTCTCGCTGCCATCAG TCTTACAAAATGAATTCATCCCCTCGTGGTCTTGCTTTGGTGATCAGTAACGTGACCTTTGATCCTTGTGCGGCGCCGGACCTCGACCCTAGAAAGGGAGGTGAGGTGGACGACGAGGTCCTCAGGAAGGTCTTCACAGAGCTGGACTACCTAGTTACAGTCCACAGAGACCTCACTGCTCAG AACATGAGGTCGTGCATTGAGAACTTTTGCAGTCAACCAGACCACCGGACAGTGGAcagctgtgtggtgtgtctgctCTCCCACGGAGTGGATGGAGCCATATATGGTACAGATGGACAGCTCCTGCAG CTGGACTGGGTGTTTAAATCCTTTGACAACGCGCACTGTCCCCTGCTACAGAACAAGCCAAAAGTCTTTTTCATCCAGGCCTGCAGAGGAG AGGAGATGGACTGTGGTGTCGAGCAGATAGATGGGCCAGCGAGGACCTGCTCACCATGCTGTGAACAGCTGGATGCTGGAAGGGAAGGACAGGGTGATGCCCACTGTAGACAGAGAGGGGACATTGGGAGGCCCAGGATTAAACTGCCCCAGCGGTCTGACATGATCTGTGGCTTTGCATCGCTCAAAG GCACAGCAGCCATGCGGAACACCAAGAGAGGATCCTGGTTTATCCAGGAACTTAACACAGCACTGCGCCTCCAAGCCAGAGACACACACCTTTCAGACATCATGGTGCAG GTCAATAGGCGTATTAAGGAGCGGGAGGGTTATGCTCCTGGCACCGCCCACCATCGCTGCAAAGAGATGTCGGAGTTCACCAGCTCATTGTGCAAAGACCTCTACCTTTTCCCCAAGTACCAGCCCCAGTATtga
- the casp2 gene encoding caspase-2 isoform X10 — protein sequence MLECGMLERDKRALRRGSNILIKQLVVDELLIQSLQADDILTESMAESIMAEQTSQKRSWRLLLLLPKRGPRAFSSFCSALRETEQQHLYDLLTQSPEKDGKDMPVERCVDSSLPFPTQEEIAAKRGRTHEAMEFSLDADSPINTPVLPCTPDFYLSRCHQSYKMNSSPRGLALVISNVTFDPCAAPDLDPRKGGEVDDEVLRKVFTELDYLVTVHRDLTAQNMRSCIENFCSQPDHRTVDSCVVCLLSHGVDGAIYGTDGQLLQLDWVFKSFDNAHCPLLQNKPKVFFIQACRGEEMDCGVEQIDGPARTCSPCCEQLDAGREGQGDAHCRQRGDIGRPRIKLPQRSDMICGFASLKGTAAMRNTKRGSWFIQELNTALRLQARDTHLSDIMVQVNRRIKEREGYAPGTAHHRCKEMSEFTSSLCKDLYLFPKYQPQY from the exons ATGTTGGAGTGTGGCATGCTGGAGCGGGACAAACGGGCTCTTCGGAGAGGCTCCAATATTCTCATCAAACAGCTAGTGGTGGATGAGCTGCTCATACAGTCCTTACAGGCAGACGACATCCTAACCGAAAGCATGGCAGAGAGCATCATG GCTGAGCAAACGTCTCAGAAACGAAGCTGGCGCTTACTACTACTCTTGCCAAAACGGGGACCCCGAGCCTTTAGCAGCTTCTGCTCAGCTCTGCGTGAAACTGAGCAGCAGCACCTGTATGACCTGCTGACACAATCCCCAGAAAAAGATGGCAAAGATATGCCTGTAGAG AGGTGTGTGGACTCTTCTCTTCCATTTCCCACCCAAGAAGAAATTGCTGCCAAGAGAGGAAGGACACATG AGGCCATGGAGTTTAGTCTGGATGCAGATAGTCCCATCAACACTCCTGTGCTCCCGTGCACTCCCGACTTTTACCTCTCTCGCTGCCATCAG TCTTACAAAATGAATTCATCCCCTCGTGGTCTTGCTTTGGTGATCAGTAACGTGACCTTTGATCCTTGTGCGGCGCCGGACCTCGACCCTAGAAAGGGAGGTGAGGTGGACGACGAGGTCCTCAGGAAGGTCTTCACAGAGCTGGACTACCTAGTTACAGTCCACAGAGACCTCACTGCTCAG AACATGAGGTCGTGCATTGAGAACTTTTGCAGTCAACCAGACCACCGGACAGTGGAcagctgtgtggtgtgtctgctCTCCCACGGAGTGGATGGAGCCATATATGGTACAGATGGACAGCTCCTGCAG CTGGACTGGGTGTTTAAATCCTTTGACAACGCGCACTGTCCCCTGCTACAGAACAAGCCAAAAGTCTTTTTCATCCAGGCCTGCAGAGGAG AGGAGATGGACTGTGGTGTCGAGCAGATAGATGGGCCAGCGAGGACCTGCTCACCATGCTGTGAACAGCTGGATGCTGGAAGGGAAGGACAGGGTGATGCCCACTGTAGACAGAGAGGGGACATTGGGAGGCCCAGGATTAAACTGCCCCAGCGGTCTGACATGATCTGTGGCTTTGCATCGCTCAAAG GCACAGCAGCCATGCGGAACACCAAGAGAGGATCCTGGTTTATCCAGGAACTTAACACAGCACTGCGCCTCCAAGCCAGAGACACACACCTTTCAGACATCATGGTGCAG GTCAATAGGCGTATTAAGGAGCGGGAGGGTTATGCTCCTGGCACCGCCCACCATCGCTGCAAAGAGATGTCGGAGTTCACCAGCTCATTGTGCAAAGACCTCTACCTTTTCCCCAAGTACCAGCCCCAGTATtga
- the casp2 gene encoding caspase-2 isoform X5 — protein MLECGMLERDKRALRRGSNILIKQLVVDELLIQSLQADDILTESMAESIMAEQTSQKRSWRLLLLLPKRGPRAFSSFCSALRETEQQHLYDLLTQSPEKDGKDMPVEIIQPEEEPEGNTGRLVMPTAEKKRETSSVDREEESEVSSTSSCPVQTSDSCLRSESPFRGLIPVREEDRMTERQRTKKRGRDKQTDRCVDSSLPFPTQEEIAAKRGRTHAEAMEFSLDADSPINTPVLPCTPDFYLSRCHQSYKMNSSPRGLALVISNVTFDPCAAPDLDPRKGGEVDDEVLRKVFTELDYLVTVHRDLTAQNMRSCIENFCSQPDHRTVDSCVVCLLSHGVDGAIYGTDGQLLQLDWVFKSFDNAHCPLLQNKPKVFFIQACRGEEMDCGVEQIDGPARTCSPCCEQLDAGREGQGDAHCRQRGDIGRPRIKLPQRSDMICGFASLKDFILYPTMVLMCTCFLPVLHPAFIGSYFNKTNMK, from the exons ATGTTGGAGTGTGGCATGCTGGAGCGGGACAAACGGGCTCTTCGGAGAGGCTCCAATATTCTCATCAAACAGCTAGTGGTGGATGAGCTGCTCATACAGTCCTTACAGGCAGACGACATCCTAACCGAAAGCATGGCAGAGAGCATCATG GCTGAGCAAACGTCTCAGAAACGAAGCTGGCGCTTACTACTACTCTTGCCAAAACGGGGACCCCGAGCCTTTAGCAGCTTCTGCTCAGCTCTGCGTGAAACTGAGCAGCAGCACCTGTATGACCTGCTGACACAATCCCCAGAAAAAGATGGCAAAGATATGCCTGTAGAG ATTATTCAGCCTGAGGAAGAGCCCGAGGGAAATACAGGCCGACTTGTAATGCCGACCgcagaaaagaagagagag ACATCCTCAgtagacagagaagaagagagtgaggtgAGCAGCACCTCGTCATGTCCAGTCCAAACCTCAGATAGCTGCCTGCGGTCAGAGTCACCATTCAGAGGATTAATCCCAGTCAGGGAGGAAGACAGGATGACAGAGAGACAGCGgacaaagaaaagaggaagagataaGCAGACAGAT AGGTGTGTGGACTCTTCTCTTCCATTTCCCACCCAAGAAGAAATTGCTGCCAAGAGAGGAAGGACACATG cagAGGCCATGGAGTTTAGTCTGGATGCAGATAGTCCCATCAACACTCCTGTGCTCCCGTGCACTCCCGACTTTTACCTCTCTCGCTGCCATCAG TCTTACAAAATGAATTCATCCCCTCGTGGTCTTGCTTTGGTGATCAGTAACGTGACCTTTGATCCTTGTGCGGCGCCGGACCTCGACCCTAGAAAGGGAGGTGAGGTGGACGACGAGGTCCTCAGGAAGGTCTTCACAGAGCTGGACTACCTAGTTACAGTCCACAGAGACCTCACTGCTCAG AACATGAGGTCGTGCATTGAGAACTTTTGCAGTCAACCAGACCACCGGACAGTGGAcagctgtgtggtgtgtctgctCTCCCACGGAGTGGATGGAGCCATATATGGTACAGATGGACAGCTCCTGCAG CTGGACTGGGTGTTTAAATCCTTTGACAACGCGCACTGTCCCCTGCTACAGAACAAGCCAAAAGTCTTTTTCATCCAGGCCTGCAGAGGAG AGGAGATGGACTGTGGTGTCGAGCAGATAGATGGGCCAGCGAGGACCTGCTCACCATGCTGTGAACAGCTGGATGCTGGAAGGGAAGGACAGGGTGATGCCCACTGTAGACAGAGAGGGGACATTGGGAGGCCCAGGATTAAACTGCCCCAGCGGTCTGACATGATCTGTGGCTTTGCATCGCTCAAAG atTTCATCCTGTACCCAACTATGGTTTTAATGTGCACCTGTTTTCTGCCAGTATTGCATCCAGCATTCATAGGATCTTACTTCAATAAAACCAATATGAAATGA